The nucleotide sequence AGCAAGCCACACCTTGGTTGTATGATCACCTGTTTGAGCAACTTCAGGCGCTAGAATGTGATGAAATTATTGCTTTGGATATCAGTGCCAGTGCAGATTTAACCTTACAATACCCTGCGTTCTTTGCGCGTGGTATCCATGTCGTTAGTGCTAATAAACTTGCAGGTTCAGGTCCCTTAGCTTTCTATAATGAGCTCAAGCAGCAGTTGGGTAATCGCAGATTGTTTTGGCGGTATAATGCCAGCTGTGGTGCAGGATTACCGGTGCAACATGCGCTGAACGATCTACACAACAGTGGTGATAGTATTGAAGCGGTAGGCGGCATTTTCTCTGGCACGCTGTGTTGGTTATTCGAGAACTATGATGCTAAAAAACCGTTTTCACAACTTGTATTAGAAGCGAGAGGGTTAGGGATCACTGAGCCCGATCCTCGTGATGATCTATCCGGTCGTGATATGCAGCGTAAGTTGTTAATTTTAGCCCGTGAGATTGGTCATAATATTGAGCTAGACGATATTAAATTAAACTCGCTTGTTCCTGCGGCATTAGCAGATATTTCACTTGAGCAATTTTTAGTGAGAATAGCTGAGCTTGATGATGACTTGTTGCAGCAGTTTAGTGCGGCAGCGGAACAGAATAAGGTGCTGCGATATGTTGCAGGCTTAGATTTAATTGGTGGCGTTTTAAAGGCTGAAGTGGGCATAGAGTGGGTCGACAGAGACCATGCTTATGCTAATTTAACCCCAGGTGATAATGTGTTTGTTATCCGTAGTTCCTTTTACCAAGACAATCCATTAATTATCCGTGGACCAGGCGCTGGTAGGGAAGTCACCGCTGCCGCAGTTCAGTCAGATCTAGCGCAGATTTGTCGGGATCTGGTGCAGGAGTAAACATTGTAAAGAAGGGCACTTTGCTTTGAGTTCGTTCGAGAGCTCATATCGAGAGCGGAAACAAGTTCCCTTCGAGCTCGCCAACAAGTTGGCTACGAGAAAAGTTTTTTGCTCCTGACTTTTCTTTTCCTCGCAGTCGCCTGCGACGTACTCGAAGGTGCTTCATAGCCGTTCTAGCAGTGACGAAGTCACGTTCTAGTAGCAGCTTTGCTATATCTTATTTGAAATTACTCCTCTTTTAGCTATTGACTTCAATCTCAGCTTCTTTAATATGGATGTATAGACGTCCAAACGTCTAAGTCAGTTCTGCTACTTAAACAGGTTATGAAACAGGTTAAGAAAACAGATTAAGAGAACAGAGAGTAAAGTAGTAGAGGGAATTGAAATGAGTTTTAATCATGCACAACATTCAACATCACTAAACCAGAGCTTGGCTGAGCTGAATGGCGATATTAACGTTTCTTTTGAATTTTTCCCTCCCGCATCACCAGAGATGGAACAGATCCTCTGGAACTCAATTCGTCGCTTAGAGCCACTGAAGCCCAAATTTGTATCAGTGACCTATGGTGCTAACTCAGGGGTTCGTGACCGTACCCATGGTGTGATTGAGCGTATTCAAAAAGAGACTGATCTGGTTGCTGCGCCGCATTTGACATTAGTTGACGCCAGCGACGAAGAGCTTAAAGAGTTGGCTAAGCATTACTGGAGCTCAGGTATTAAAGATATTGTAGCCCTACGTGGGGATCTGCCTGATGGTAGTCCAAAGCCGACTCGTTTTGCTAACGATTTAGTTCGCCTGCTTCGCTCTGTTGCAGATTTTGATATCTCAGTCGCTGCCTATCCTGAAGTTCACCCTGATGCACGCAATGCACAAGCAGACCTTATTAACTTAAAGAAGAAGATCGATGCGGGGGCTAACCGTGCAATAACGCAGTTTTTCTTCGATGTCGAATCATACCTCCGATTCCGCGATCGCTGTGTTGCAGCGGGCATTGATGTTGAAATCGTGCCGGGCATACTGCCTGTGACTAACTTTAAGCAACTGAAGCGTTTTGCTGGCATGACTAATGTGGGCATTCCTGCTTGGTTACATAAGCAGTTTGAAGGCTTGGATGATGATCCTGTTACTCGTCAGATGGTAGGTGCTAACGTTGCTATTGATATGGTTAAAGTGCTCTCTCGTGAAGGAGTCAAAGATTTCCATTTTTACACATTGAATCGAGCTGAATTGACATACGCCATCTGCCACACATTAGGTGTTCGCCCGGGTAAGTAGGCTAACGTGCAGTGATGGATATGGTTAAAGTGCTCTCTCGTGAAGGAGTCAAAGATTTCCATTTTTACACATAGAATCGAGCTGAATTGACATACGCCATCTGCCACACATTAGGTGTTCGCCCGGGTAAGTAGGCTAACGTGCAGTGATGGATATGGTTAAAGTGCTCTCTCGTGAAGGAGTCAAAGATTTCCATTTTTACACATAGAATCGAGCTGAATTGACATACGCCATCTGCCATACGTTAGGTGTGAGACCTGGTCAGTAAGTTTATAGTTTTAAGTTACGAGTACGCTTCGAGTGCCGAGATAAGTTTGGTTGGATAATATTGATGCTCTACCTTAACGGGTGGAGCATTTTTGTTTCCAACTTGTATTTGTTATAAGGTATTAAAAAACAAATTAAGGATAGCTAATGACAACATGGAAAGCTGGCTTGGTATTCTCTTGCGTAGTGTTACTGGCAGCATGCAGTAATGTTTCATTTCGAACTAATATCAGCCCAGATATTGCAGAAGTAGCCACGAGGTCTATCGCTGCTTCAGATGTTAGAGAGTTTACAATTGAAGAGATCTCACGTCGTGATAAAGAGATGCTTGGAGAGGTAAGATCATCATATTGCCAAGCCGGCTTCACAACTCCAGCTCCTTCTCGTGCTTTATTGGCAACGGATATGCGCTACAAAACGACACAACTTGGTGGCAATGTTTATGTCGTAATGGAATGTTTTAATTCATCTTATGCAAGTTGTAACGCTTATATGGAATGCCGTGCTTTAGCGTATGTTGTCACAGATGGTTCCCTTTGATCGTTATTTTGGTCACTGATATTTTTGGTCTGACGGATCATCTCTTGAAACTTCAAAAAAGGATTAATGACTCGGGGTATGATTGTGAAGTGGTCGATCCCTATATTGGTGTTTATCGGCATTTTATTAGTGAGTCGTTAGCGTATCAGACCTTTATGGCTGAGTGCGGTCATGAGCGTTATCGTGATTTGGTTAAAAGCAAAGTTGAAGCTGCTAATAATCCGTGTGTAGTAATAGGCTTCAGCGCCGGAGCTTCTGCGACTTGGAAGGCACTTGAGAAGCTTAATTCTGAAGCAATATTACATTTTATTGGATTTTATCCAAGTCAAATCCGGCATCATCTGAACATCAACCCATCATGTCCTGTGAGCTTTGTTTTTCCTGCTGTTGAAACTCATTTTGACGTTAATGCAGTTATTGAACATTTATCTCAGAAACCTTTGGTGATGATTAGCCTGACTCAATACTTCCATGGCTTTATTAATTTTTATTCATCCGCTTATAATGAGCTAGCCTCAGAGCAATACGTTAATCTTCTCTGTAACTCGCAGCTGTTGAGTGATTCTGCACTAATGCAGACAAATCTTACACATCTATCCAGTGTATAGTCACCCATTAAATCAGTATTACAATTTTCACATTAAAGCCTAAGATGAAACAGTTCATACAAGGGGAATATGATAAAGTGAATTCATTTGAAGAGCGCCTTCCGCTGAATGAACAGACACTTAATGTAATTGGTATGAGGTGATAAGGTGTATCAAGCTCACTGCCATGGCGTTGATGGCCTAGGGTATTACGGACAAGCTGTTGATGGAGGTCAGAGAGACTTGGCTCTAACTCTTACCTAATAAATCCTAAGTAAGAGTCAACACTTCTTAAACTCGAAAAGGTGAGCTAATGACGGATACTACATATAAGTCACTGTGCCATTGTGGTGGAGTTGAGTTGTCACTTTCACTGCCGGATGGCTTGGTCGATCCACGTCGCTGTGATTGCTCCATGTGTCGACGACGAGGTGCGATTGTCGCTTCCATCCCGCTAGCAGATCTCAAGGTGGTGAAAGGCGCTGAGTTATTAAACTTATATCAATTCAATACCATGAGTGCCAAACACTTCTTTTGTTCAAGGTGTGGGATCTATACTCACCATCAGCGACGATCTAACCCGCATTTATATGGATTCAATGTCGCGTGTTTAGAGGGGGATCCTTTTGACATACGCACTTTACTCAAGGAGGGAGTAACCTTGTATGACGGAGTCAATCATCCTGCCGATGCTAAAGAATAAAATATGAATGAAGATGACCAGACGCAATCCATGAACTGTCCATTGTGCCAAAATACCAATAGCTGTGCTCTGAACTCCAATCAGGAGATTGAAGCTTGTTGGTGCAAGAGTGTTAAATTTCCGCCTAAATCTGTTCTGATAGAGAAACAACTTGATGGCAGTGTTTGTATCTGCCAAGGGTGCCTCGAGAGGATTAAACAGGAGCTGGCGTTAGACTTGAAAAGAGTAGACTAACGCGTAAATGTAAGAAAGGCCATCCTTGGCAGACTGAAATCGATGTTGTTTTTATTCTTTTTTTGGTTTTATTCTTATCTATTCAATCACTTTAAACCAGTTCCATACTCTGCTAACTCAATGGCCATGTTAGAACATGCTATATCTAGATTCTTAGGCTCGCTTGGGAAGACTAATAATCTGCTGCTGATATCAGATTAACGCCCCGTTGAAAACATCCGTTGATAAGCCGTTTATGCGTTACGCCTTGCAGCATAAATGAGATATTGTAACGACCCCCTTTTACCGCCTTGAATCACCATGGCCATTTGGCCTTTGGTGACATATTGCCAATCCTCATTCATGATGTTGGCTATCTGATTGTCATACAGATCAAAAATGATGGGATCATCTCCTAGGGCTCGACACTTTACCGTTTCTTCATAAGCCCTATTGTAATTCCGACCTTGTAAATTATTAAAATAGATCATGAATTCTCCCAATAAACGCATGCTGATTATACTTGTAAATATACTATTGTATAGCTGTTTGTTTTTTCTGGCTTGGAATATACTCATTAAACGTTGAAGCGGTACCTTGGTGGGGATGGATTAGTGATGATAAATCGTTAATCTCTTTCAATCTTAAAGACTATAGCACTGAGGTGTAACGTTTTAAGGCCAACAAAGAAGAGTTTTGTCAGTGAATTCAATTTTTATCTTATAGACCCAGCTTAGTTTTTGGCGCAAAATCCTTGACCTCATTTCAGTGCTCTTCATGTGTTCAAGTAGGTTCCTTTGCAACAGAACAATTTCAAAATTGGGTTACTCTTTATCTCAACAGCGGTGTTTTTTTGGGGGATATTGCCGATAGCCCTTAAACTCTCTTCAACCTTTATCGATCCAGTTTCATTAACTTGGTTTAGGTTCTTAGTCGCTTTACTCGTCAGTCTTATCATTCAATATTTTAGTGGTAGGCTGAAACAGTTTGCCTCTTTAGACAGAAGGGCTTGGATAAAGCTGTTGTTTGCTTCAGTCTTTCTGGTGCTTAACTATGTTTCGTTTGTCTATGCGTTAAAATACTTAGCCCCAGGCACTGCGCAGCTTAATTTTCAGACGTCTCCTTTTTTCTTGGCTTTTGGTGGTATGCTCTTTTTTAAAGAGAAGTTGAGTGCTATTCAAATGACCTGTTTCGCGACGTTAGCGCTAGGCATGTTAATGTTCTTTCATCCATTTCTAGAATTTAATCAATCTGAAAACTCAACATTTTGGACCGGGATGATGATCATTCAATTCTCTGTGTGTTCATGGACGAGTTATGCTTTATTGCAAAAGTCACTGTTGGAACAGTTAGATCCCAGTAATGTTCTCCTTTTTATCTATGGAATGGGGGTATTGTTGATGACTGGGTTTGTCGACCTTAATCAGTTCACAAGCATGTCGTTGAATCATTGGGGTATCGCGATGTTTTGTGCCATTAACACCTTGATTGCCTATGGCTGTTTTGGCGCTTCAATGAAGTACTGGCCAACAGCTCAAGTGAGCGCCATGATGGCGCTTACTCCCGTATTAAGTTTTAGCTGTACGGCATATATGGTGAGTTTAGGTTTGTGGCCTGATATGTTTTTTAGTGATGCTTTAGATTTTCTATCCTTAAGTGGGATAGCAGTAATTATCTTCTCTGTCATAGTGTTACAGCTATTACCTACAATAATTTCTCGTAGAGAGAGGTTGATAGCGACGAGAGCATAGTCGAGTGGCTATTTAGCTGTACTATCCATTATTTGATGTTGCTTGATTTGATTCAAGCCAAAGTTTGAGTTTTAAAATAAGTTTATCGGGGTCGATAGGCTTAGCTAAGTAGTCATCCATACCAGACTGAATACATTTATCTTTATCACCCATCATAGCGTTTGCTGTCATCGCTATGATGGTGATCTTTACATACTCTACACCAGCTTGCCCTAACCGTATTGCTCGGGTGGTTTGATACCCATCCATTTCAGGCATCTGGCAGTCCATTATAATAATGTTGAATTTATTGGTCTCGTTATTCAGTTTATCAAGTGCCTCAATGCCATTGGCGGCAACAGTTGGAGTGACACCAAACTCCTCTAGGATCCCTAACACAACAAGCTGATTAACGTAATTGTCTTCAACTAGGAGTATTGAAGCTGTCTGATTCCATTGTTGTGTCACTTTGGTTGGAGCTGGTTCATATTTGTGGCTTAGCGTGGTGAGGTAGTTGTGTGTTACTAGTGGGACTGCATTTTGTAAAGTATCACCAGCATCAACGACGATGGATAGGGCTTCGAATAGATCTTCAGTGGTTGTAGGCTTAGGAAAGTAAGCATGGAAACCTAAATCTGCAAAATATTGTGCATCTCCTTCCTGGGACATAGAGGTCATCATTATGAGTTTTATCTTATTAAAATGCGGGGAAGTTTGCAGTAGCTTACCTAACATGGCGCCATCCATTTTTGGCATGCACATATCCAAAAAAGCGACATCGAAGAGCTGTTTATCTTTTTGTAACCTAGCCTGACAGAGTTTTAGTGCTTGAGGGCCACTGTCTGCTTCTGTAACCTCAGCTCCCCAGAGCTCGAGTTGCCCCTTAAGCACCTCTCTATTGGTTTCGTTATCATCGACAATTAATAAGCTAAGTGAGTTAATATCAATTCTGGGTAGGGTAAGTTGTGAGTGGTCAATTTTTTCCAAATGAATATAGAAGCTAAAACAGCTTCCATGATTAGGTTTTGTGGTAACACTTACATCTCCATTCATCAGCAGGCATAGTTTTTTTACAATGGCTAAACCGAGTCCTGAACCACCAAATACCCGTGTAGTTGAGGCGTCAACTTGACTGAAAGAATCAAACAGTGTCGAAAGCTTATCTTCGGGTATACCTATTCCGGAGTCATTAATTGAGCATTCTAGACACCAATATTTATCATCGAAAGAGTTTAATTTCGCGCTGATTACAATCTCACCCTGTGAGGTGAATTTAATTGAGTTGCCTACTAAGTTTGTGATTATCTGTCTAATTCTTCCAGAATCACCTTTTACGTTCGCATGTTTTATACCTGATAGATCTAATATAAGTTCTAGGTTTTTATTTTGCGCCTCAATAGCCATAGACTTAGCTATTTCTCCCAATATCTGATGCACATTAAAATCTAAATTTTCTAACTCTAATTTCCCCGCATCAACCTTTGAATAATCTAATATATCGTTGATTAAGGTCAGTAAAGATTGGGCGCTGGATTGTGCTAAAAATGCTTTACGTCTTTGTTCCTTTTTTAAATCACCATTGAGCAGGAGCCCAAGCATGCCTAATACGCCATTCATTGGAGTTCGTATTTCATGGCTCATACTTGCCAGAAACTCACTTTTGGCTAGCGCTGCATCTTCGGCTGCATTCTTGGCAATGATTAACTCATTTTCTGACTTTATCCGCTGAGTGATATCCTGATAGTTCCAGACTCGTCCATTTATTTGACCATCGAGTTTCATGGGTAAGGAGACTCGCTCTAATATGCGTCCATCATTAAAATAGAGCTTATCAAAAGTAGGATGTATGTCTTGGGTATTTAATATTGTAGTTTCTAGCAGTGTATTTTTATGTTGTAGTTGTGCATTGAGGTGTTGCTGCATTTGCCCTTTGTCATCTATTTTTAATGTTAAGTTGTCCAGCTTCCAAAGAGCTGAAAACCGTTTATTCATTTTAAAAATATTGCCCTGTGTTCCTGTGACCAATATGCCACTGTCGGTTGACTCTAACGTCGACTCTAACAGTGTAAGAGTTTGTTTTATCTCAAACTCAATTTTTTTACGTTCTTCGATCTCAATATCTAAAAGTACTTTATTGGTTGTGGTTAATTGCAGGTTTTCTGCCATGGTGTTCATGGCATCTCCTAAGGTTGAAATTTCATCATTACCTAGATTAGGTACTCGATAGCTGAGATCGCCATTGCCTATCGCTTCTGAGCCAAGGCGTAAAGTATCTAACCTATTTACTACCCCATGTTTAACGAGAAAATAGAGAAAGCTAGCCAATATAAATGCGCTAAATAGAGATGTTATTAAGATCACTTGAGAGATCTCTTTTAGAGGTTGTAGTACCTTATCCTGGTCATAAACGATCAGAACTTCATTATTTTGAACATGACTACTTCCGTGGTTATGTTTGGCATTCGTTGAGGTCAGCTCCTGAGGTAACGGACTTTTCGTCATTGTTTGTTTTTGTGAGGCTGCGAAGTGTTGTACGAGTACCTGACCTTGTTTAGATCGAATAAAGGCGGCGGTGACATGATTATTTGTATAGTTGAGTTCTTCGACTAACGTTTTAAGAACGGCTTGATTGACCTTATGCCAATCAATTGAAATCACTAACCATCCTATAAACTTGCCACGTTTTTTAATTTTAGTAGCTAGCCATTGGCTTTTATCTTTAGCAACTCCAATAAGGTTGAGGTATGGATCAATGTGGTAGGTACTGTAAAATGTATCCTCTTCTGTTAATGCATTAAATAGTGGATGGATTAAAATATTGTGTAGAAGTAAATTCTCGCCATCTAGCTTTTTATCATTATGATTTCGAGTGCTAGTGGAAAAAACAGAGCCGTCAGGTTCAGTGACTAGCACATAATTAATGAATGGATAAATATAGGGAAGGTCGTTAAGAACTTGGCTAATTCCACGACTGTCGTAGAGATCTAAGGCCTTTTTAATCTCTCGATTACGAGCCGCAACTTTTAGAATATCAAGTATCTGCTGTTGTTTATCATCTATTTTCGTTACTGCTAGTTCAGCATTGCCCTCAATATGACTTGCTTGCATCTCCAACATAAAGCTTCTGACTTGGAACTGGAGATAATATCCCACTGAGCCTATGACAAGAATGACGGTAATAGAGGCCGATACGATTAATTTGGTAATTAGCTTCATGCAATATAACTTGTGATCCTAGATTCAACTGCTCAATTTAGAGCTATGGAGTTATCAGTATTATCTTATCTCTGGCCTCATTTGACAGAACGATACCTAATTGCTTGAGGCTGTCTTTATTTGCTAGAAATAGGGGCGGATTTTGTAGTTCAGTTTCGAGTCTGGTAGGAGAGATCTTCTCCAAGAGGATTTTAGCTGCCTTTTTACCCGCCATCTTACCGAGTGTATAGAAGTCTGCTACGGGGCCAAATGTTGAACCTTGTTCGATACCGCTCTTATTTGAACTAAGGATAGGGAGTTTGTGTTGCAGAGATATATCGATTAATGCCGCTTCACCGCCTCCCTGTAATAGTGTGTCAGTTGTAGTAATAAACAGATCTACTTTGCCAACTTGTTCCATTGCCATTTGTGTTAATTCATTAATATCAGAGGGCTCTAGATTGATGCTGGTGATCCCTTCTCGTTTGAGTAAGCGGATAAGGTTTGCGGCTTGGATATTGGAATTAGGCTCTCCTTTACGGTGAAAAATAGCCACCAATTTAACATTGGGTTGGATGAGGTTAAGTAAAGATATATAGTTGATTAAAGGAATAAAATTACTGGTACCAACCAGATTGTTGCCGGAGTACTCGAAAGACTCGATAAGTCCTGAATCTGCTGGGTAGGTGACAATTGAAAAAACGATAGGCATCTGCTCAGGTAATATTTCCTTCATTATGGCTGTCCCTGGTGTAGTAAGGGAGTAAACCAGATCGACTTTTAAGCGCTTAAATTCTTGTGCTACTTTTTTTTGTAGTTGTTTATCACTGCCTATTTCACCTGCAAGATAACTCACATGTATATGCTCGACGAGACCAGCATCAGCCATTCCATCTTTAAATCCTTGAATGCTAGTATTGTAGCCAGACCAAGCAGCAATCCCCACCCTATATTGAGTGTCAGCTCTCGCCTGATTAAGATGAGTAGTGATGCTAAAAACAATAATAAGAAGTAAGGCGGTTAACCGTTTTTTGTCTACTGAAGAGAAATTTACCATGTGCATAGATTCTTTCATGAATGTTCTTGATATAACAATAGACTAAAATGAATTCTTTCATCTGAAAAGATGGCTATATTAGGTATTTTGATGAGGTTATCCCCGCTTCGGCACGGCATAGGAGATGGGAAGCTATGCCGTGCAGCTTGGAAATGCAGGGTTCAGAGGATTGGCGCAAGCCCACTTCGTTGTTGTATTCGCTTAACAAGGGAGTAAATCGATAGTGAAATGAGTTTACCTTGCTTTAATCAAGATATCTTTAAGCCAATTAATGGCGCTAGTTATACCTAACTTAGTGGCTGGAAATATTTTAATATTGATGTCATCAAGAGCGACCCGTTGATTTAACTGGGGAGGAATATGCTCGTTTTGTCGGTCATGATATAAGATAGCGAGAGCTCTTTGATGCTCAAGAGAAGCCAGACAAAGTTCGGCTTCGAAAGTATAACTGTATTGGTTTTGTTTATTGATGAGCAGCGCAAAATCTCCTGGATAAAAATGGCTGAGGTAATTATCAAGTTCTTCTACCATCTCTATACCTAGCTCAACTCCGCTGTCGACAATAACCTCTGCTATATCACAGTCTAAATGGTTGATAGTGCAGCCAAAACTTAACCTTTTCATGCTTTCCTCTTTGTTGTTTTTTATTGAGAATTGCCATTAATAATATAATTGATTGCGTTGCGGGTTGCAACGCTAGAGTTTTGCGCTGTTAATTATCGGTTATCTAGTTTTATATTTTGTCGTGTGTGATAGGGCAAGGAGTACTAAACAAGGAGTTAGAGTGGGATGGAAAACTGGATGTCATTGTTGTTGGGGCTGGGGTTGTCGGGCTCGCCATTACCGCTAAGTTAAGTACTATGCGTCATAGCGTTGCAATATCGATAGGAAAGTTGATTGTTACAAGCATGCCTGAGTTTTCAGTCTATATATCACCCTCAACCAGTATCATTGATAGCCACTGTCCGAGTTAGCTTAAAACAGACGTTTCTTAGTGTAATTAAAACGTTATTATCCCAATATTGATGCCGAGAAATTACAGCCATTCGGGTATTAAAAAAGGAGCCATTTGGCTCCTTTTTTGTTTATTAGCTCACTTTATAAAAAGTGCACTGATAAATTATTTACTCACTAGCAGGACCTTTACGGTGTGGCTTTCTGTCACCCGTTGGACGACGATCGCGTGGACGACGTGCTGGGCGGCTATCGCCACCAGCAGGTAATTCTGCGCCATCTGCTTCACGTATGTTTAGTGGCTTACCACAAACACGAACTTTTCTAAGGTGCTCAAGCACATCTTTTGGCATTCCATCAGGCAGATCGATAGCTGTTATGTTATCGAATAACTGAATTTGACCAATGTAACGGCTGTCGATGTTTGCTTCGTTAGCCACTGCGCCAACAATGTTACCGACTCCAACACCATGCTCACGGCCTACGTCGATGATGTAACGACACATCTTAACGTCTGGATTGTCTTTTAGTGCATCGGCTTTACCAAGATTAGTTGGAGTCGGACGAGCATCACGACGAGGACGTTCTGCGCGATCACGCGGAGCACGATCACGAGAGTTACGGTCACCACGATCACTTGCATTACGATCATCACGACTGTCACGCTGACGTTCGTTAATTGATGGTAACTGAAGAGGGCGATCTTTTTGAACTTGTTGCAGTAATGCAGCAGCAAGAACGTCAGTATCCACTTCAAGTTGCTGACAAAGTTGTGCAACAGCGCCCTTCATGAAATCTAAAGAGTCTTTAGCAATGATTTCAGAAACTTGTTCACCTAAACGAGATAGACGACGCTCAGTTACTGTCTCTGGACTTGGTACATCCATTGGCGAGATACGGCTGTTAGTCGCACGTTCGATAGTGCGTAGCATACGCATTTCTCTATGAGTGACGAACAGAATCGCCATACCAGTACGACCAGCACGGCCAGTACGGCCAATACGGTGTACATAAGCTTCAGTATCATATGGGATATCGTAGTTAACTACGTGTCCTATGCGCTCAACGTCTAGACCACGGGCCGCTACGTCAGTGGCGATAATGATATCTAGCTTGCCACGCTTAAGCTGATCAACTGCACGCTCACGAGCCTGCTGGTTCATGTCACCGTGTAGTGGTGATGAAGCATAACCGCGAGCTTCTAGCTTTTCAGCTAGCTCAACACAGCTGTTACGAGTACGAACGAAGATGATGATACCTTCAGTCTTCTCAACTTCTAGAACACGTACTAGTGCTTCGAGCTTGTTATGCTGTGATACTTGAACGAAACGCTGTTCAATGGTTTCAACAGTTGTTGTTGTCGTTGCAATTTTAACGTGAACAGGCTCAGTCAAATACTTGCTAGCAACACGCTTAATCTGCTCAGGCATAGTAGCTGAGAAAAGTGCTAGTTGACGCTCTTTAGGTGTGTGCTCAAGGATCCATTCGATATCATCGATGAAGCCCATTTTTAGCATTTCATCAGCTTCGTCAAGTACCATAGCTTTAAGCGAATCTAGCTTAAGAGTGCCACGACGCATATGGTCCATAACACGGCCAGGAGTACCAACGATGATCTGAGGACCACGTCTAAGAGCATTAAGCTGTTGTTGCATGCTCTGACCACCATAAATAGGTAGTACGTGCATGCCCTTCATAAATTTAGCGTAGCTAGCAAATGCTTCAGCAACCTGAACAGCAAGTTCACGTGTTGGCGCTAGTACTAAAATTTGTGGAGAATTAAGGTTAGGGTCAATTCTATTCAAAAGTGGCAGAGCAAAAGCACCGGTTTTACCGGTACCTGTTTGCGCTTGACCTAATATGTCCTTACCGGCCATAAGAGGAGCGATACTCGCAGCTTGAATAGGGGTAGGCTTTTCGTAGCCAAGCTCGTCAAGAGCACGCAGCAAAGGCTCGGAAAGACCGAGTTCGCGGAAAGTTTTTTCTTCGGATGACATGGGTTGTAGCCTTGTGGAATAACAGAGTGCAAATAGTGCACTTAGGTTTATAGACAGAAAATCAACCCCGTGTCGACTTCCCGCAACAAAATTTGCTTTAATAAGCCGATTATTATAGCAGGGTGCAATTGGTATTACCAATTAAATATAAGGCAGCAATGGATAAATACGACTATTTAAAGGTAAATAGCTGGCCAATTAATAAGTTAGCGTAGAAAAAAATAATTTATTAGTCGAATTTATGGTACGTTTTCTAGCTGTAAAC is from Shewanella sp. MTB7 and encodes:
- a CDS encoding ABC transporter substrate-binding protein, producing the protein MKESMHMVNFSSVDKKRLTALLLIIVFSITTHLNQARADTQYRVGIAAWSGYNTSIQGFKDGMADAGLVEHIHVSYLAGEIGSDKQLQKKVAQEFKRLKVDLVYSLTTPGTAIMKEILPEQMPIVFSIVTYPADSGLIESFEYSGNNLVGTSNFIPLINYISLLNLIQPNVKLVAIFHRKGEPNSNIQAANLIRLLKREGITSINLEPSDINELTQMAMEQVGKVDLFITTTDTLLQGGGEAALIDISLQHKLPILSSNKSGIEQGSTFGPVADFYTLGKMAGKKAAKILLEKISPTRLETELQNPPLFLANKDSLKQLGIVLSNEARDKIILITP
- a CDS encoding DEAD/DEAH box helicase, with translation MSSEEKTFRELGLSEPLLRALDELGYEKPTPIQAASIAPLMAGKDILGQAQTGTGKTGAFALPLLNRIDPNLNSPQILVLAPTRELAVQVAEAFASYAKFMKGMHVLPIYGGQSMQQQLNALRRGPQIIVGTPGRVMDHMRRGTLKLDSLKAMVLDEADEMLKMGFIDDIEWILEHTPKERQLALFSATMPEQIKRVASKYLTEPVHVKIATTTTTVETIEQRFVQVSQHNKLEALVRVLEVEKTEGIIIFVRTRNSCVELAEKLEARGYASSPLHGDMNQQARERAVDQLKRGKLDIIIATDVAARGLDVERIGHVVNYDIPYDTEAYVHRIGRTGRAGRTGMAILFVTHREMRMLRTIERATNSRISPMDVPSPETVTERRLSRLGEQVSEIIAKDSLDFMKGAVAQLCQQLEVDTDVLAAALLQQVQKDRPLQLPSINERQRDSRDDRNASDRGDRNSRDRAPRDRAERPRRDARPTPTNLGKADALKDNPDVKMCRYIIDVGREHGVGVGNIVGAVANEANIDSRYIGQIQLFDNITAIDLPDGMPKDVLEHLRKVRVCGKPLNIREADGAELPAGGDSRPARRPRDRRPTGDRKPHRKGPASE